Within Enoplosus armatus isolate fEnoArm2 chromosome 1, fEnoArm2.hap1, whole genome shotgun sequence, the genomic segment GATACAAAATACAGCACATGGATTCAGTTGTTAAGGCGGGGTGGCGGGGTGACGCGGTGGTGCGACGCATCTAGGCGCTGAAACGGTCGACACCTTCAAATCAAATATATCaatcaaatgataaaaaagaaaataataatagcagTGATGCCACCCCACCAACCCAGATTTTGGAAACCCACAGATGATTATCTGTCCAAAGTACACAGAAGCCACAGGCATGGCTGGATTTGGCATGCGAGAGAGATACGCCTGATGTGGAGGTGTAGGAGCGGTTATCAGTGCGTATCAGTTCAGGCTGATAGCTCTAGGCGATGCTGGTGTTTGTCTTGCAGGAGTGGCGCTAGACAGAGAGTGAAACCTGAACTGGAGAAAACTAACCAGCTCAATCGACCCAGGAATATTATTCATATTGGATGATTTGGGCCAATATTCAGCTCAGGCGCATGACGTAGTGTGACGTCAGGATAGTACAGCGGAAACTGAAATCAGGCTGGGGGATGGGTGTTCATTTTTGACAGAGGCCCACAGTTTGCATCCGacataaatcaaacattttcgCCGCCTAAGGGTGACCGTCACCATAGTGCAGCGTGTACCCTGGTTTTGAAGAAGTGATCAATTAAAAAACATGGCTGGGGAACGttggaaaatgttgaaaaatcaATACATATAAAACACTTACCAGGTCTCACTGGTACTTAAAAGTGGGTACAGCACAAGAGCAAGGGAGCATGTTCgagggaaaggagagatgaATTATGGGGAACAAGCGAGTGACAATTGGACATTTTagagttttagtttagttttaagAACAAGTCGAGAAACGGGTCTACGCCTTTGAAAGTTGTTCTCCTCGCAGAAATGTTCGCCCGGCACTGCAGCAGCTCACAACGGGTAGGCTGGAGTAGCAAACAAACGCACCTTTCTCAAGTGCACAGTGGGGTACACAGGAACCTagtgttcattttcattctttgtgTTACACAATAAGAACAAGGTATGCATACAGTTATAAAAATGTTCTCCCCTTTTTACTTATTAATCACACATGTGGTGCCTGGTACCCTTCAGTACCTGACAATGCCAGGAACCGTTAAGCCTTTAGTATTGTCATCAGTGTGACGTGTGGCCAACTCTGTGGCTCGCCCCGGACAGGAATAATTAGCAGCAGGCACATATTGTGCAAAGAGAAGTTGAATTttactactatatatatatgtatattaaaaTACCAGTGGCCTGATGTAAAAAAGCAAGACACAAAATTGACTGGATGGTGGGAAAAAACAGCAGGCCCAACACCAGAAATCATGCACTACACACTTAATATTGACAATATCCACAACCTGAAGCAACCTGCATTCAATGAAATTACCATAGCTTAGCTCATCTGGCTGTCACCCTGGTAGGATCAATGTCAATGCAAtcaaacttaataataataacaataataataataatgataatagtaataataataaactttatttatagagcatttatcaaaaacaaagcacacgTGTGTCACATGTGCAATGTTACACTCctttccagctctgtatttttattctgggacaccactggTGTAGCTTTGCATTGTCCTTATCCTTATTTATCAGCATATGACAGCAACAGTCaaacttagcttggaaaatagcgacatggggcactgaatttgatgaactgtTTTATCAGACcgcaaatgagacaagaattaggttggaaaaaaCGATAGAGCCTAGTGTTTCTGGGCCTCACTGATAgctgtgcaaaaacacacaatcaataATGGATACAAGGATTTCTGTTTTATTCGCATTAAGCCAAAGAAAGTTTATCGTCGCCCAGTTATTGATAACAATGAGGCAGCCCTGTAGAGAACTCAGCACACTGAGCACAGTGGGCTTAACAGGGAGGTGTACAACTGTGTATCATATATGTATACCATGTCTATGGATGACATCGCTCAGGGGAAGCATGTATAGGGAGAATGCAATCGGTCCCCTGAGGCACACCATATCTGATATGggaaaaagacaacatgaagcTGGTATTGGGGACACAAAACTTCCTATTTATTGCAATTTAtcagacaaccccccccccccccccccccccccccccatttttaggaacacaattctatgtccatattatgattttcttttaatttcactacaCATACATTTTAGTAGTCCCCGCAAACTGGGTtcataatgaataaattaagatataaacttctaaaataacccttaaattggGTTATCTTTTTCAtcagttaattaattaaaaattgtgtttcatttcatcatagATTTATGTCAACTTGAGCCTGTTCTACATACTCCGGTACGGTAGGTGGCGGTATGCACCCAAAGGATGGTATTGCACTCCGCCATAAAAcgcaaagaagaagaagaagaagacgctTTTGTTCCGGGTAGCAGCGTGTTTGCATCGTTGCCCGCGCCTAGACGTTTAACAGCAAAAATAGGACAACTTGGTCTGTCCTTGGCCTCGACATGGTGAAGTTATCTGCGGAGCTCATTGAGCAGGCTGCTCAATATACCAACCccgtgagagacagagagttggATCTACGAGGTTAGTACATCTTTCTTCGCGACCGCACAGTTGGATGTGTTGAGCAGGCGAGTTAGCTAGCTGGGGCTTTACGCAGGCCCAAAGCCGAACTCCATTCAAAAACCTGACAAATTAAGCGTTCGCGCTTTCTGGTGAGAACAGCTATATGCCCAATTTACAACGGCTTTACTATGTAGCTGTTAGCCAGAACATACCGTAAGGTAACGCCTGAAAGCGAACCAGCTATCAAAAACGGTGTTCGGACATTAGTATCACCACCAGCTTTGCGTGTCACGGTAAAAAGTGATACGAAGACATCAGCATCCACAggtgagtgctgctgctgctgctgcggacCACCAAGACTGAATGAGCTTAGCTGTAACACCGGCAGTCTCAAAAGTACAGGAGAACCGGttgctagctaatgttagcgtaGCTCGCCGACATGGCTGGCCACATCTGGGAAGATAAAGAGTGGAAGGCGTCGTGGGTTTACGTACGCCTGaaagctggatttttttttaaagcgcGTTAGCCTTTTTATACTCGggatacattttaatttgtttcatatttataCCACTTGACCACCAGCCTAGAACACGCGCATATAAGTGTTCAAAGCACCAGTAAAGTGGAgctgtacaaataaacaaaactacGTGGTTAGGTAGCTTCGTTACAGTCCTCACAGAAAACACACGCAGTGCCAATAGAATAGTCTCGACACATTTTGTCAGATAGTAACCAGAGGGGTAAAACTCAAAAGAAACCTATTTCACTTTATAACTGATCCTGTTTTTGAAGAAACGACGAAATTCGTATGTGTAAACGCAAAGCAATAACGTAGCCGTAGCACGAACTGCACAAACAAGCAAGTTATAGTCTGTCTCTTCTACCTCTTtgacattcatgtgtgtgttttttcttcttcttcatccccACAGGTTATAAAATCCCAGTGCTCGAAAACCTCGGCGCTACCCTCGACCAGTTTGACACCATAGACTTCTCTGATAACGAAGTCCGAAAGCTGGACGGCTTCCCGCTGCTCAGAAGACTGAAAACGCTGCTAATGAACAACAACAGGATTTGGTAAGTTATGGCCGCTGCAGCCTCCAGTGTCCTGAATGGAAAATATACAACATGATGTtcgtattaaaaaaaaaaactacgaACAGCTTTATTAAATGGTTTAAGATTTCAGAATGAACtgtccccccctttttttttcttcttcttaatgattgtgtggtggtgatgatgcACTACATATGGCTGTGTGtaggggaaacactgcaggGATTTGACACAAATGCATTGATCTATGACTGATAGGCCTAGCCTGCTAAATTACACactgaaatatgtaaaaaatgaaaatgaacaaaatgagaGCTGGCctgctcttgttttttgtttttttttgtctcaccaAGAAGCACATGCTGCCGACATCCATTGTGCAAGTCGAtaaaggtgagtgtgtgtgtgtgtgtgtgggcgcttTGAGAGATGGCACAAACTGCTGTGCATGATGTCCGGTGGCTGCATGCTTGTAACCCCGTGaaatgtccccccccccccagtcgcGTAGGTGAGAATCTGGAGCAGTCTCTGCCGAGTTTGACCGAACTGGTcctcacaaacaacaacattcagGAGCTGGTGAGTACATTTCCCTCTGCGATTCTTTGCCTCGATCCTAATTCTGCAGCCTCCACGACTGCAGGGTTCAttgcacacactctctctctgcctctctacaTAAAGGGGTAGCATTTTATTTTAGGGGTGTTCTATTTCTCTGCTATTTCAGTGAATTTAGTTGCCCATAATTAATTCAGAGTCTCCTCTGAATGGGTTTAATGTGACCTCCATAGGTGGTAAGACACCGTCAAAACACTTTGGAAGCtttacctctctgtctctaccatagtgtgtgtgcgcgttttTTGTTTTCGGAATCATTGTCCTTTTCATGTGCAGGGTGACTTGGACCCGCTGGCCACTGTGAAGACGTTGACCCTCCTCAGGTATGAATCCCCAATACTCCAAAAGATGAGTTGGGTTGTTGAACTGTGCGCGCCACTGAGTTCCgatgtgtttttgtaataatCACTGCGTTTCCAGCTTGTTAAGGAACCCAGTGACAAACAAGAAGCATTACAGGCTCTATGTCATCAACAAAATCCCACAGATCCGTGTGCTCGACTTCCAGAAGGTGAAGCTCAAGGTAAGTGCAAGTGAACAGGagtccctttttcttttttttgggagTAAGAAGTGATGTGAGATGCAGGGCTTGTTGACCAGTTGCCTGTGAACCTGGACAGTGGTGTGCATGCAACATTTAGGCACCCCTCAATCAAAACACccttttttttacaatgaacaTTTAAGTGAATAGAAGCTAACCTGACCTCCCATATGGGTTAAAAAGTTAAACACGACACATTGCTTCAAATTCCCAGTGGGCAGTAAAAGTAATcttgatttaaagaaatgtgttgtttaactttgtactaatttttaaaattttttacaattttttgaTGGTCTACCAGCCCGCCGTGTACATCACATGGCATCAATGGCAATTTTATCCATTTTAAAATTGAATCTACAACACAATGAAGTGTGCAAAAAGTGAAGGGGTGTGATTACTTTCTGATGCCACTGTATGAGTTAACATCCTATTGAATGTCCAAAGGAgtccccccacccacccccttgGATGAAAGCTCAGCGTGTAAAATAATGAGTGTTTCCACTTTAACTGTGATATCATCATAGGAACGCCAGGAGGCGGAGAAAATGTTCAAGGGCAAACGAGGTGCTCAACTTGCAAAGGATATTGCCAGGCGAACGAAAACGTAAGGCGAAAGTCCACGCTAGACAGCAGCTCTTCAGAACCACTGGATCCTGGCTGATGGGATGGGTTAAATAATGCCAAAACATAAACGCTGTCGCCACCGGAGTGACGAACAATGCGTGAATAGACTGGAATCTGTGATATATCTTTGTGCAGTCTTTACTTGTCTCAGCAAATGTGAGCAAAACACACCTTCCTTTTTTGGTGGAGGTAATAAATCTCTAAACTCCCACCATTTTAAGCCTGAAGTCAGTGTTGCTCAGGACTACTGTCTGTGGACGACGTATCAGTTTATTTGAACCAAGAAAAGATACTACACACGAGATTGACTGCACTGGTTGAGAGGTCAGAGAAGCCTGTGCGCGTGTTCACGTTGTCTAAACGGAGGCGTGTCCCCTTTCAGATTCACTCCTGGGGTGGCGGCGCagctggagaagaagaggacggGGCCGTCCCAAGCTGACGTGGAAGCCATCAAGGTcagcactgtgtttttgtgcaaaatgtcaaatgggTTCACTCACTATCTTTTTATTGGGGCGTTTTCAATCACATTTCAGTCTTCTTCAGAGGGCGGAGTGCATTTGAAACGGGTGGGTTGTTGTATGGCGGGAGACGGTAACTCCTGTCCCTGTTCAAAGATGGTCTCCGACACTGACGTCGGGTGGTTTTGGTATGGCGTCACGACAGTCCAAAGAGCATCCATGAACAGAAACAGGGGTTACAATCAAGCTCCATGATTACTTTGCAAACCTCGGCCTGCTGACGTAGTACAGCAGTGTggggttgaaagctccagaaacagCGAGTGAACCTTGAGtgaagtttttttattttttttgtcactacTACTCCCAGGGTCAAGATTGAACATTTATGCTCAGGTTTCAACTTTTTGTCGTATTCCACTCTTAATGCAAGTTGAGGTTTAcacgattgtgtgtgtgtatttcagaaTGCCATCGCTAATGCGTCGTCGCTGGCAGAGGTGGAGAGGTTGAAGGGAATGCTGCAGGCTGGTCAGATCCCAGGCCGAGATCTCCGACAAGGTGTGTTGACAAACAAGTTTTTCCCAGCCAATCGCAGTAGTATAAGTTGTACGTCTTCAGTAAGAACCAATTGGAGAAGGATATAGGAAAACACCCGCCTTACCCTTTTTAaattcatctgtttttgttttttttcctttataaCCTCATTGTGTTTTGATGGCTGAATATATTCACTTGTAAAATCAGGTCCAGCTGggatggtggaggaggaggaggaggaggaggaagaagatgaagagggcGAAACCGCACAGGTGGAGGCACATATGGGTGGAGGTGCTGAAGAGGAGACTAATGAGGGCgatcaggaggaggaagaggatgatgatgacatgGATGTGGAGCAACATGTCAACGGCCcgtgaaatcatttttttttttgttgttgttgtagattTCTTGTGTTGGACATACATTTACctgggctgttttttttttattttgtaaaatgacacacattaaACAGATTTCTTATAGCGCTGGTGTGGGACCAGTTTCTTTAAGTCCACCTGTACGGTCTCTAAAAGTCTGAATGTTTTAAAAGGGTGTAGCACCTCCTTAAAGTTGGGGAATGTGAAGTTAGGAAATAAGGGGGGTAACAATGAACTTAAAAATAATATACTATAGATATGTTTTAACTAATGGGTAGCTGTTCTGTTTTTAGGGAATATAGTATGACCGTTACTGAACAACAAAGAAGTTTGGGGGAAGATGGGGGTAATGAGTCCTACGTAGCATTTTATAAATCTGCTGTGATTTATTTCAAAGTCACAGGCGTACATACGATGacgtaatcacacacacaacaaaatggcCGATGTATGCATGCACTTTGTCCACACCTCTTGGTCCCAATGAAGACTTCCTGGATAAATTAAGTTTATGAAAGCCCGGCACCCAGCATGTTGCACCTTCACGCCACCTGCAGGTGCTTGCATATTCCCCGCTGAACAAACACGACTCCAGGTGCTATCTTCAGATATCTTTTATtgcataaaaatgtgtgtgtgtcgcagcaTAGACACAGCCTACTTATATTTCGATAGATCAACTGATGCAAATATATAATCAGAATGTGCTGTTTCTCGTATGTCTACCAGCTACAGCTGCTGTGGTGGAATCAACTAGAAAGCTTATAGTGGGGTACACACTGGTTAACATAAAAAAAGTTTAGCAGGGgaagggacaaaaaaacacaacactgactctGAAATTCATCAGCCAAACCTACTGGTTGCGTACCATTTAAAGGAGTGGCTTCATAACAAGCTTTCAATTCCAAAAATGCATCTTGATGCTTAACGAGAGATTAGAGAGtaaataacagattttttaaGTATACGCTATTAATGGCACTTACTGATCAACACCCATTAGAAGTATGGagcaagttttaaaaaaaaaaaaaagaacagagtgGGCTTGGTGATATTGTCAGCTTggttcagtcagtcagtgttgcGCAtcaggaggtcaaaggtcagaacaGAACCCATGTCTCTGACCTTCTTTAACCTCATCCACCGGTAGATGGCCCTCTCCTGCCAGGTCTCCAGGAGCAGGAGCCTCCTCCCTGTCCAGTCAGGGGATTgtagtctgacacacacacacacacgaaggaGGAATAGAAttattaaaagcacaaaaatcatattttattgtttgtttttacttttaaacaaGCGCTAAATTGTGCCAACAACTTTTTTGTTTCGATatcaaacaagaacaaaaaaaaactattcaagTGTAAATTATATTGTAACATTAAATGACACATACAAAATAAGGCGGAATATACCCTTTGGCACATAACGTCCACTGGAGACAGATGTATTTTcagtcacagaaaaataaaatgtacgaGAAAAATGGATACAAGTATTTCTGGCATCTTATTTAgttgaaaaatatgtttgtttttttgcatgtcTGGTTTTCTGAGAGGACATTTTCTGACTGTGGCTCAGCTCCTGTCCTGTGAAGCACATACCTGCACTGCGAAGCGGCTTCTTGTCCGTCTTTGGTTTCAGCCCTGCTGTTGATGAGCTGGCTTCCTCAGTGGCCTGCAGTGATACACCAATGTGATTAGCCTTTGTTAACAGCCTTTACAAccttttaataaatatatattgcaTGCATATaatatgctcatttcagctctacatttttttattctggtgtcccagaataaaaaatgGCTGAGagcggtgactgtatagttgtgacatcacaaccttactgatgtcctgacggctcgttttaaaaggcacagtgtctgtttttttttgttatactttcaaagtatttatacagcagcGAGACCTGCTCTGtaataaaacaagacatggacatctcactttctacaatacgGGACCTTTAATCACatcactatttttttttttaccaaagtAGTTGGCTGATAGTGGAAACAGAGACGTACATTAGCGAAAACAGTTGAAAACTATACAAAAATCACACTGAAGTGATCTCAGAAAGTCAGAGGAGACCAAATGGATGTTAAACCTGCTGACACCAAACAGTCAATCTGTTGTTAAAAGTATCATGAATGTATTAAACCACTGTATCGTGAATCAGACTGAAATGTGAGCAGACCCTGGCAGACAGCGACGACAcggttttgttttctgccaaCTGAAAGatgggtttaaaaaaaataaggaaTCTAATAATGTTTCTATCATTTTGGTCTTTTGTGTGGATGGCGAACTTTTAGCTAATTCGGTGAAAAGGCTAGTTTGGACACTAGCTGTTTTCAGACTGAAATGAATCCTATTCAATACTGTTTGAAATGTTCATGTCATTCTAAAATGTGTCCACATAAGTGAGCAAGGCCTCGGATTAAAGCAGCCGCGGTAAAGACAAAGTTACAGGTTATTGAGCGTGAAACTCACTTGTTTCGCAGTTCCTCCTTTGTAACTCCGGCCCTGCTGCATACTTTcccatatctctattttctgcctcctcttctcttcttcttgctgcCCACAAAATACATCACACATTCAGTTGAACGTCAAGGGACAGACAGTCAACGTCTTTCTGTCAaacttttttaatttcactacCGCACCCGTTTCTGTGTATCTCTGAAGATGGCCGCTTTGGCATCGAGCTCCTCTTGCATCTTTCTCCGAGCCGCTTCCATGGCCTCTTGTTTTGTCGCCACTAGCGcagcatctttaaaaaaataaattaaagtacAACAATTAAAATCATGACATTTATACAATAGTTGAAGTCACTTATGGAGAAAAGATGCCAGTATTCTGAAATATGGAACTCTTGTTCTGACTCCGTGGACATATATATTTTACTCATGGTGTAACTTTTGTTTACAAACAAAGTGTTGGCAAGCGCTGGGGGCTGACCTTGCTGTGTTTGTGGGGCTGCGCTGTGGTTGCTCTGGCTGGATCTCCTCTTGCTCAGGTGCTGGATAAGCAGGTAGACCAGCATAGTCACAGCCAGCAAGTACCATCCATACTGGGACAGAAGCTCTGCTActgttggtgggggggggcaaacacatcttgttttaaaacaacTTCATTTGACATATGCGAGACATAAATAGATTTACAATTAACCCAGATCACGTTAGTAAAAAGAAATTGAGATAACAATGACAAACTACAGAACTCATTAATATTCCAATCCTCTACTTACACGAGTGAATATGATATTTAACCATAATGATGATCACATTTACcatatatttagatatttcGTTTGAAAGACTGTGCTTATAAACTACTACTAGAGTATGGATTACTATTAGTAAGATTGTAACCGGATACGAACGACGCTAAATGACGTATGAAACAAGTATTAACACcttatcaaaacacacacacacacacacacacacagacgtgacAGACGTGAATTAGCTAGAAGCACACTAAAAATGCGTATTGTATATTACATTTAATCTTAATTTACTTGTGTTTATTGAGCCTCAAACCGTGCTAACCTTAGCATCACCTAGAGCTACGCTGGAGATACGACTACTCCGGCTCGTCGAACTCAACTGAGCTAGCAACTGCGagtcacaaaacaaacagtgctAACtactagcatgctaacgtttgtgGTTATTGCGGATGCTCTTGTTTCGTTTCAACATGGGATAAATGTGTCTTGTTGTCATGTCAAGTTACCAGTTGTGCTCAGGGAACTCAGGTCCTGGTTTTTGAGGGGCGCCCTCTCTACCTCATAAGGCAAATCGCCGTCATTGACATCTGTAATTTCCACGTCATCCAtttcagacaaaaataaaaaaatataataagcGCTGTCTATTTCGGACACGAAAACGTATCTCCCGTGCTGAGCAGCAAACGTTACCGGCTGCCGAGGTAGCTGTCGCGGTAGGAGCTCCTTCGTGTGTCGACCATATTTGCTGGAACTGGTTAGCTAGCTAAACACGCAGGGCGGCGTTCAGGACGTGGATGTAGGATGACGTGTTGGCTTCGTGCTACGTTTCCGTGCCCTGGGAAACCATACAACTGATTGGGTCGACGTCCCGGCTGTCTTTGCGTTGATGGGCATCACGACAGGAGGTTCAACTTCTTCCCAGACAATAGAGCCACGATATGGGATGTATATGTTGCTCGAGCAGGACCCTGGCTGTTCACACAAGACAGGGCCCTTTCTAGCTTTTCGGGGGCCCTATGCAAAATTTTGTTTAGGGCAGCCCCCCTTTTGTTAACTGTTTTGCTCCCCCATCCATTGCAGCGTCTTGATGATTATTATAATTTTGAGCATATTAGGTGCTTTCATGGGTGCCTGGTTATGCATTAAAATGAGGGTGCAAACTTGGAAGACACATAGTTGGCGGGTGGTCTGGGGGTCATacaaatttttttttcctgcattcCTACACGACCTCACCTCTTGGATAAAGTCAGGTGGGTAAACTATGTTTATACCATGGGAACTTCTACATTATTACTTAGGAAATTACGCTACAATAACGCTAATTGCATGCCATTTCCTAGGTAATAATGTAGATACTACCATGGCATTACCCTGTTATTACCAAGCTGTAATATGGCATGGTACCGCAATGACAGTCCTTTCTAACCTTGAAGGCCGTGAAACGGTGGCCTTTCTCTCCATAAAATGCGCCTGTCTCTGGCCTCTGGCTCATTCGACTCGTGAAcaccttccttcctcccttccttctctccttcctttccttttcctttctccttcctctcaggGTCTGCATTACACAGCTCTGACGTTACGCACCAAGAACCTTAACCCCCTAACCCTGCACTGACTCTAAATAATTATTACTCAAGGCTAATATAAATTACAATTATATCAACATATG encodes:
- the snrpa1 gene encoding U2 small nuclear ribonucleoprotein A' isoform X1, with the protein product MVKLSAELIEQAAQYTNPVRDRELDLRGYKIPVLENLGATLDQFDTIDFSDNEVRKLDGFPLLRRLKTLLMNNNRICRVGENLEQSLPSLTELVLTNNNIQELGDLDPLATVKTLTLLSLLRNPVTNKKHYRLYVINKIPQIRVLDFQKVKLKERQEAEKMFKGKRGAQLAKDIARRTKTFTPGVAAQLEKKRTGPSQADVEAIKNAIANASSLAEVERLKGMLQAGQIPGRDLRQGPAGMVEEEEEEEEEDEEGETAQVEAHMGGGAEEETNEGDQEEEEDDDDMDVEQHVNGP
- the snrpa1 gene encoding U2 small nuclear ribonucleoprotein A' isoform X2, translated to MVKLSAELIEQAAQYTNPVRDRELDLRGYKIPVLENLGATLDQFDTIDFSDNEVRKLDGFPLLRRLKTLLMNNNRICRVGENLEQSLPSLTELVLTNNNIQELGDLDPLATVKTLTLLSLLRNPVTNKKHYRLYVINKIPQIRVLDFQKVKLKERQEAEKMFKGKRGAQLAKDIARRTKTFTPGVAAQLEKKRTGPSQADVEAIKNAIANASSLAEVERLKGMLQAGQIPGRDLRQGETNEGDQEEEEDDDDMDVEQHVNGP
- the selenos gene encoding selenoprotein S; protein product: MDDVEITDVNDGDLPYEVERAPLKNQDLSSLSTTVAELLSQYGWYLLAVTMLVYLLIQHLSKRRSSQSNHSAAPQTQQDAALVATKQEAMEAARRKMQEELDAKAAIFRDTQKRQEEEKRRQKIEIWESMQQGRSYKGGTAKQATEEASSSTAGLKPKTDKKPLRSADYNPLTGQGGGSCSWRPGRRGPSTGG